The Chryseobacterium sp. 52 genome includes a region encoding these proteins:
- a CDS encoding endonuclease, whose translation MKRFISFIAVIFSIMAFAQQGKLRKVAAVGFLNVENLWDTIRSADYIDGTKDIHNPAFHRSIPIDSIQFLEAEKHDGPWSDGALKGKKAVRYQSGSEEFTPKSGKNYSTKIYNAKLANEAKVIAEMGAQYTKTAPAVVGLIEVENRQVIEDLVKQPALAKYDYGIVHYNSYDYRGIDVALIYQKRRFTVTNSLKKELKVFGDDGKREYTRDILVVTGFLDNEKVAFFMNHWPSRRGGEAVSLPKRNAAAALLKQQMDSIRTADPTTKLFAMGDFNDDPVSASLKNHLKAVASPKDLTETTPYLNLMYPLYKKGIASLAYQDAPNLFDQIIVSKNLMSDQVTKEYSVYKAEIFAPPYLVNKEGNYKGYPFRSWNGDQFTGGYSDHFPAFVILQKEP comes from the coding sequence ATGAAGAGATTTATAAGTTTTATAGCCGTCATTTTTTCAATTATGGCTTTTGCACAACAGGGGAAACTGAGAAAGGTAGCTGCTGTTGGTTTTTTGAATGTGGAAAACCTATGGGACACCATACGTTCTGCAGATTATATTGATGGGACTAAAGACATCCATAATCCGGCTTTTCACAGAAGCATTCCAATTGACTCTATTCAGTTTTTAGAAGCAGAAAAGCATGACGGACCCTGGAGTGATGGTGCCTTAAAAGGTAAAAAAGCCGTAAGATACCAAAGTGGCTCTGAAGAGTTCACGCCAAAAAGCGGTAAAAATTATAGCACCAAAATTTATAATGCGAAACTAGCCAACGAAGCAAAGGTAATTGCTGAGATGGGTGCACAATATACAAAAACAGCTCCTGCTGTAGTAGGGCTTATTGAAGTAGAAAACAGACAGGTGATTGAAGATCTTGTTAAACAGCCTGCTCTTGCCAAATACGATTATGGAATTGTACATTATAATTCTTATGATTACAGGGGGATTGATGTAGCTCTGATCTACCAGAAAAGAAGATTCACAGTAACCAATTCTTTAAAGAAAGAATTGAAAGTTTTCGGTGATGACGGTAAAAGAGAATATACCAGAGATATTTTGGTCGTAACAGGTTTTCTTGACAATGAGAAAGTAGCATTCTTTATGAACCACTGGCCTTCAAGAAGAGGAGGTGAAGCCGTTTCATTACCAAAAAGGAATGCTGCCGCGGCATTACTAAAACAACAGATGGACAGCATAAGAACAGCAGATCCTACGACAAAACTTTTCGCAATGGGTGACTTTAATGATGATCCTGTAAGTGCAAGTTTAAAGAATCATTTAAAAGCAGTTGCAAGCCCTAAAGATTTAACAGAAACAACTCCTTACCTTAATTTAATGTATCCATTATATAAGAAAGGAATTGCTTCATTAGCATATCAGGATGCGCCGAACCTGTTTGACCAGATTATTGTTTCTAAAAACTTAATGTCTGATCAGGTAACAAAAGAATATTCAGTGTATAAAGCAGAGATCTTTGCTCCCCCATATTTAGTAAATAAAGAAGGGAATTACAAAGGTTATCCTTTCAGGTCCTGGAACGGGGATCAGTTTACAGGAGGATACAGTGACCACTTCCCGGCATTTGTGATCCTGCAAAAAGAACCATAA
- a CDS encoding DUF6146 family protein — protein sequence MKNLVLIVFLVCIPFSCFSQNTPKSDKDDSEIKPSKNDDGEWDITVIDTQFDYFLNAIAQPISQYSESYLKTKNTFLVTEWNSYYNSGKYRNIIESGIDYSPRENYGIKFEYKLYQVFAYVNWKYGLKMNGLSGSDATRR from the coding sequence ATGAAAAATTTAGTTTTGATCGTCTTTTTAGTATGTATTCCTTTTAGCTGCTTTTCACAAAACACTCCTAAAAGCGATAAGGATGACTCTGAAATTAAGCCATCAAAAAACGATGACGGAGAATGGGACATTACAGTGATCGATACACAGTTCGATTACTTTTTAAATGCAATAGCCCAGCCGATAAGCCAATATTCGGAATCTTATCTGAAAACAAAGAATACTTTTCTGGTGACTGAATGGAATTCATATTATAACTCAGGAAAATACAGGAATATCATAGAGTCAGGGATAGATTACAGCCCGAGGGAAAACTATGGGATTAAATTTGAGTACAAGCTGTATCAGGTTTTCGCGTATGTCAACTGGAAATATGGGTTGAAAATGAATGGGCTTTCCGGAAGTGATGCGACAAGGAGATAA
- a CDS encoding superoxide dismutase produces MSFELPKLGYAYDALEPTIDAKTMEIHYTKHHQAYIDNLNKAIEGTELAGKTIEEICQTGTDKPAVRNNGGGHFNHSLFWDILTPGGSNEPVGNVKAAIENYGGLEKFKTDFSDAAKTRFGSGWAWLVKNADGSVSVSSTPNQDNPLMPVADVKGTPVLGLDVWEHAYYLNYQNRRPDYVSAFFSVVNWDKVEELFNK; encoded by the coding sequence ATGTCATTTGAATTACCAAAACTAGGATATGCATATGATGCATTGGAGCCTACTATTGATGCAAAAACAATGGAGATCCATTATACAAAGCACCACCAGGCATATATCGACAATTTAAATAAAGCAATCGAAGGGACTGAATTAGCAGGGAAAACTATTGAAGAGATCTGCCAGACAGGGACTGACAAGCCAGCGGTAAGAAATAATGGTGGAGGACACTTCAACCACTCTTTATTCTGGGATATTTTAACTCCGGGAGGAAGCAATGAGCCTGTAGGAAACGTAAAAGCAGCGATCGAAAACTATGGTGGTCTTGAAAAATTCAAAACTGATTTTTCTGATGCAGCTAAAACAAGATTCGGTTCCGGATGGGCCTGGTTAGTTAAAAATGCTGACGGTTCTGTTTCTGTTTCTTCTACTCCAAACCAGGATAACCCATTAATGCCTGTTGCAGACGTTAAAGGAACTCCGGTTTTAGGATTGGATGTTTGGGAGCACGCTTATTATTTGAACTACCAAAACAGAAGACCTGATTATGTTTCTGCATTCTTTAGTGTAGTAAACTGGGATAAAGTAGAGGAATTATTTAACAAATAA
- the rho gene encoding transcription termination factor Rho, with protein sequence MFNIETLRSKSVTELTKILKDLGVKVARNSNDNDKIFAVLDFQASNPKVAKDYFNATETSMDTEEQPSEKPVKAPVKRAAPKRQPAKPKAEVQAPIEEQPKTEEKVEEKVPVAEEVKQEEPKTETVSAPEENNSAQAKKKRKRVPANTDTQQERAEAPKNAEPQESAPSEEKPNTPQPQARSQQKGHNNPQNSGNQHKNQNQHQNQNQNQNSNQNPNQNQNQHRQHAERAEEHHSEQRKEFSFDGMVSIEGVLEILPDNYGFLRSSDFSYISSPDDVYVSTAQIRNFGLKTGDTVKGIVRLPKEGEKYFSLLKPIEVNGRDLAFIKDRVAFEYLTPLFPEEKFNLAGDNSTMSTRIVDLFAPIGKGQRAMIVAQPKTGKTMLLKDIANSIAANHPEVYMMVLLIDERPEEVTDMERSVNAEVIASTFDEAADKHVKVANLVLAKAQRMVECGHDVVILLDSITRLARAYNTVTPASGKVLSGGVDANALHKPKRFFGAARKIEGGGSLTIIATALIDTGSKMDEVIFEEFKGTGNMELQLDRKIANRRIYPAIDLVSSSTRRDDLLLDEVTSQRMWIFRKYLSEMNPVEAMEFVNKNIRGTLNNEEFLMSMNK encoded by the coding sequence ATGTTTAACATAGAAACGTTAAGGTCAAAATCCGTAACGGAACTGACTAAAATCTTAAAAGATTTAGGCGTTAAAGTTGCTAGAAACAGCAATGATAATGATAAGATCTTTGCCGTTCTTGACTTTCAGGCTTCTAACCCTAAAGTTGCAAAAGATTATTTCAACGCCACAGAAACCAGTATGGATACTGAAGAACAACCCTCAGAAAAACCTGTCAAGGCTCCTGTGAAAAGAGCAGCGCCTAAAAGACAACCCGCAAAACCTAAAGCAGAAGTACAAGCACCTATAGAAGAACAGCCCAAAACTGAAGAGAAAGTAGAAGAAAAGGTGCCGGTTGCTGAAGAAGTAAAGCAGGAAGAGCCTAAAACTGAAACAGTTTCTGCTCCTGAAGAAAATAATTCAGCACAAGCTAAGAAAAAAAGAAAAAGGGTGCCTGCCAATACAGACACTCAACAAGAAAGAGCAGAAGCTCCTAAAAATGCAGAACCTCAAGAATCTGCTCCATCTGAAGAAAAGCCTAATACTCCTCAACCTCAGGCTAGATCCCAACAAAAAGGACACAACAATCCGCAGAACAGCGGAAATCAGCATAAAAATCAAAATCAACACCAGAATCAGAATCAGAACCAAAATTCGAATCAGAATCCAAACCAAAACCAAAATCAGCACAGACAACATGCTGAAAGGGCTGAGGAACATCATTCTGAACAGAGAAAAGAATTCAGTTTTGATGGGATGGTAAGTATTGAAGGGGTTTTAGAGATCCTTCCGGATAACTACGGATTCCTTCGTTCATCGGATTTCAGTTATATTTCTTCTCCTGACGACGTGTATGTTTCTACGGCACAGATCAGAAATTTTGGATTAAAAACAGGTGATACTGTTAAAGGTATTGTTAGACTTCCAAAAGAAGGAGAAAAATATTTTTCATTATTAAAGCCAATAGAAGTAAACGGACGTGATCTTGCCTTTATTAAAGACCGTGTTGCTTTTGAATATTTAACGCCACTTTTCCCTGAAGAAAAATTTAATCTGGCAGGAGATAATTCTACAATGTCTACAAGAATTGTTGATTTATTCGCGCCAATCGGGAAAGGACAGAGAGCAATGATTGTTGCCCAGCCTAAAACGGGTAAAACGATGTTGCTTAAAGATATCGCCAACTCTATTGCAGCCAATCACCCTGAAGTATATATGATGGTCCTTCTGATCGACGAACGTCCTGAAGAAGTTACCGATATGGAAAGAAGTGTAAATGCTGAAGTTATTGCATCTACATTCGATGAAGCAGCTGACAAGCACGTAAAAGTGGCTAACCTTGTTTTGGCAAAAGCTCAGAGAATGGTTGAATGCGGACATGATGTGGTAATCCTTCTGGATTCTATTACAAGATTGGCAAGAGCTTACAACACCGTTACTCCTGCATCAGGAAAGGTTCTTTCCGGTGGGGTAGATGCCAATGCACTTCACAAGCCGAAAAGATTTTTCGGGGCGGCAAGAAAAATTGAAGGAGGTGGCTCATTAACGATTATTGCTACAGCATTGATTGATACAGGTTCTAAAATGGACGAAGTGATCTTTGAAGAATTCAAAGGAACGGGTAACATGGAACTTCAGCTGGACAGAAAAATTGCAAACAGAAGAATTTATCCTGCAATCGATCTTGTCTCTTCAAGCACACGTAGAGATGATCTTCTTTTAGATGAAGTTACTTCTCAGAGAATGTGGATCTTTAGAAAGTATCTTTCTGAAATGAATCCTGTAGAAGCCATGGAATTTGTCAATAAAAACATCAGAGGAACTTTAAATAATGAAGAATTCCTGATGTCTATGAATAAATAA
- a CDS encoding DUF4293 domain-containing protein: MLQRIQTIWTLLAVLAAVSLFLTGQDVDIFGNIPVIDISCIALVLAGALSIFSFKNRKRQIVLNTFSIIINVLLIGVLAYWLLNLSGGIQIPEKGIEPVFPLIAVICLFIANLLIRKDERLVKSVDRLR, encoded by the coding sequence ATGTTACAGAGAATACAGACTATATGGACTCTTTTGGCGGTTTTAGCCGCAGTTTCCCTTTTCCTTACGGGACAGGATGTTGACATTTTTGGCAATATTCCGGTAATTGATATAAGCTGTATTGCCCTTGTTTTGGCAGGAGCATTAAGTATTTTCAGTTTTAAAAACAGAAAAAGACAAATTGTGCTGAATACGTTCAGCATCATTATAAACGTTTTGTTGATTGGTGTATTGGCGTACTGGTTACTAAACTTATCCGGAGGAATTCAGATTCCTGAGAAGGGTATTGAGCCGGTTTTCCCATTGATCGCGGTGATCTGCCTGTTTATTGCAAACCTATTGATCCGCAAAGATGAGAGGCTCGTAAAATCTGTAGACCGACTTCGATAG
- a CDS encoding M28 family peptidase — protein MKKLTYLTLSLFSAFAFAQDVSKERITTVISTLASDEMKGREIGTPENDKAAEYIATLFKENKLEYCTGNSYLVPFDYKGKTVYNVCGVKKGKTDKYLGFSGHFDHIGTNNKSGDNIFNGADDDASGITTLVGISDYFKNKKPEFSMVFMAFNGEEKGMLGSTAIAEDKNLDKIYNNLTALFNFEMVATESEFGKNAVFMTGDEFSDLDELFNKNAVNGLKINADPYASEQLFYRSDNVNFVKKKIIAHSISTADMSKIKHYHQVNDDVSIVDFDNMTQLINNFGKTLEKLSPKNFTPKYNDKVEF, from the coding sequence ATGAAAAAACTAACCTACCTTACTTTATCTCTTTTTTCAGCATTTGCTTTCGCACAGGACGTTTCAAAAGAAAGAATCACCACGGTGATTTCAACACTAGCTTCTGATGAAATGAAAGGCCGTGAAATAGGAACTCCTGAAAATGATAAAGCTGCAGAATACATTGCAACACTTTTTAAGGAAAACAAACTTGAATACTGTACCGGAAATTCTTACCTGGTTCCATTTGATTACAAAGGAAAAACAGTATATAATGTGTGTGGTGTAAAAAAAGGAAAGACTGATAAATATTTAGGTTTCTCAGGACATTTTGATCATATCGGAACCAACAATAAATCCGGCGATAATATTTTTAACGGAGCTGATGACGATGCAAGCGGAATTACCACTTTGGTAGGGATTTCGGATTATTTTAAAAATAAAAAACCTGAATTTTCAATGGTTTTCATGGCATTTAATGGGGAGGAAAAAGGAATGCTAGGGTCAACAGCCATTGCTGAAGATAAAAATTTAGATAAGATTTATAATAATCTAACTGCTCTGTTCAATTTTGAAATGGTTGCCACTGAATCCGAATTTGGAAAGAATGCCGTTTTCATGACTGGTGATGAGTTTTCTGACCTTGATGAACTTTTCAATAAAAATGCAGTAAACGGATTAAAGATCAATGCTGACCCATATGCTTCAGAACAGTTGTTTTACAGATCTGACAATGTAAATTTCGTAAAGAAGAAAATCATTGCCCATTCTATTTCTACTGCTGACATGAGTAAAATAAAGCATTATCATCAGGTGAATGACGATGTAAGTATTGTAGATTTTGATAATATGACCCAGCTTATTAATAATTTCGGGAAGACTCTGGAAAAATTAAGTCCCAAGAATTTCACTCCAAAATATAATGATAAAGTAGAGTTTTAA
- a CDS encoding ABC transporter ATP-binding protein, whose translation MKPLQRILYFAKPHQKYLFGSMFFNILYSLLNILSVGTMLPILGLMFGTIEKQGKEPVWSGAFGDYFNYIKDKAYYFVQTQIDQHGAVQVLAVLCAITGVSFLLRNIFRYIGSFLLVNYRVGITKDLRTAMYNKFLQLPVSFFTEQRKGDMMSRISNDIGGVEGGIMGVLVDIINAPFMIISSLIALFLLSPQLTLFSLVVFPIMGLLISWTGKSLKKQAHYAQAELGNLFSLVDETLKSSKVIKIFNADKILKNRFNETTTNWQNFAIDMSRKRELASPMSEFLGSITILIITWYAGTQILEDQTMKPQAFLVFIGMFFQILDPAKKLSSAISSIQGGMASLERVAEVLDYDLKVEEIAEPVSISTLSNQIEFKNIGFYYDKDNVILKNFSLIIPKGKTIALVGQSGSGKTTIANLLARFYDVTEGQILIDGTDIKHLKLKEYRQLLGMVTQESVLFNDSVYNNILMGKPEATMEEVIEAAKIANADSFITNLPDGYNSNIGDDGNKLSGGQKQRVSIARAVLKNPPVMILDEATSALDTESERFVQDALDKMMENRTSLVIAHRLSTIQKADWIVVMEKGIVVEQGTHHDLIAKKGMYHKLVELQNFD comes from the coding sequence ATGAAACCATTACAAAGAATACTTTATTTCGCGAAACCGCATCAAAAATACCTTTTCGGAAGTATGTTTTTCAATATTCTATACTCCTTACTGAATATCTTATCCGTAGGAACAATGCTTCCTATTTTGGGATTAATGTTCGGCACGATTGAAAAACAAGGAAAAGAACCGGTATGGAGCGGAGCTTTCGGTGACTATTTCAATTATATAAAAGATAAGGCCTATTACTTCGTACAGACACAAATTGATCAGCACGGTGCCGTTCAAGTACTTGCCGTCCTTTGTGCTATAACAGGGGTATCATTTCTACTGAGAAATATTTTCAGATATATCGGATCTTTTCTTTTGGTGAATTACCGTGTCGGTATTACCAAAGATCTCCGTACTGCAATGTATAATAAATTCCTGCAGCTTCCGGTTTCATTCTTTACAGAACAGAGAAAGGGAGATATGATGTCCAGAATTTCCAATGATATCGGAGGTGTAGAAGGCGGAATTATGGGTGTATTGGTGGATATCATCAATGCTCCCTTCATGATTATCTCTTCTCTGATCGCGTTATTTTTACTTTCTCCTCAGCTGACCCTTTTTTCCTTAGTGGTTTTCCCGATTATGGGTTTGCTGATCTCATGGACAGGAAAAAGCTTAAAAAAACAGGCTCATTATGCCCAGGCTGAGCTCGGAAATCTTTTTTCGCTAGTAGATGAGACTTTGAAATCGTCAAAAGTGATCAAGATTTTTAATGCCGATAAGATCCTTAAGAACAGATTCAACGAAACAACGACCAACTGGCAGAACTTCGCCATTGATATGAGCAGAAAAAGAGAATTAGCATCTCCTATGAGCGAATTCTTAGGTTCTATCACCATTCTTATTATTACCTGGTATGCGGGAACACAGATTTTAGAGGACCAGACTATGAAACCTCAGGCTTTCCTTGTTTTCATAGGAATGTTCTTCCAGATCCTGGACCCTGCTAAAAAGCTTTCCAGCGCCATCTCTTCTATTCAGGGAGGTATGGCAAGTTTAGAGAGAGTAGCTGAAGTTCTTGATTATGATTTAAAAGTGGAAGAAATTGCAGAGCCAGTTTCTATCTCTACTCTCAGCAATCAGATTGAATTCAAAAACATTGGATTCTATTATGACAAAGACAACGTTATCCTGAAAAATTTCTCGCTGATTATTCCGAAAGGAAAAACCATAGCGCTTGTAGGACAGAGCGGAAGCGGAAAAACGACTATAGCCAATCTTCTGGCAAGATTCTATGATGTAACTGAAGGTCAAATATTAATTGACGGAACGGATATCAAGCATTTAAAATTAAAGGAATACCGCCAGCTTTTGGGAATGGTAACTCAGGAATCTGTATTATTCAATGACTCGGTTTACAATAATATTCTGATGGGTAAACCTGAAGCAACAATGGAAGAAGTGATTGAAGCTGCAAAAATTGCCAATGCTGATTCTTTCATTACCAATCTTCCTGATGGATATAACAGCAATATTGGTGATGATGGAAATAAGCTTTCCGGAGGTCAGAAACAAAGGGTTTCTATTGCCAGAGCAGTACTGAAAAATCCGCCGGTAATGATCCTGGATGAGGCTACTTCGGCATTGGATACAGAATCTGAAAGATTTGTTCAGGATGCTTTAGATAAAATGATGGAAAACAGAACGTCTCTGGTTATTGCCCACAGACTTTCAACCATTCAAAAAGCAGACTGGATCGTAGTAATGGAGAAAGGAATCGTGGTAGAACAAGGCACACATCACGATCTTATTGCTAAGAAAGGAATGTACCACAAGCTTGTGGAACTTCAAAATTTTGACTAA